One window from the genome of Nomascus leucogenys isolate Asia chromosome 12, Asia_NLE_v1, whole genome shotgun sequence encodes:
- the GJA8 gene encoding gap junction alpha-8 protein: MGDWSFLGNILEEVNEHSTVIGRVWLTVLFIFRILILGTAAELVWGDEQSDFVCNTQQPGCENVCYDEAFPISHIRLWVLQIIFVSTPSLMYVGHAVHYVRMEEKRKSREAEELGQQAGTNGGPDQGSVKKSSGSKGTKKFRLEGTLLRTYICHIIFKTLFEVGFIVGHYFLYGFRILPLYRCSRWPCPNVVDCFVSRPTEKTIFILFMLSVASVSLFLNVMELGHLGLKGIRSAFKRPVEQPLGEIPEKSLHSIAVSSIQKAKGYQLLEEEKIVSHYFPLTEVGMVETTPLSAKPFNQFEEKISTGPLGDLSRGYQETLPSYAQVGAQEVEGEGPPAEEGAEPEVGEKQQEAERLTTEEQEKVAVPEGEKVETPGVGKEGEKEELQSEKVSKQGLPAERTPSLCPEQTTDDARPLSRLSKASSRARSDDLTI; encoded by the coding sequence ATGGGCGACTGGAGTTTCCTGGGGAACATCTTGGAGGAGGTGAATGAGCACTCCACCGTCATTGGCAGAGTCTGGCTCACCGTGCTTTTCATCTTCCGGATCCTCATCCTCGGCACGGCCGCAGAGCTCGTGTGGGGGGATGAGCAATCCGACTTCGTGTGCAACACCCAGCAGCCTGGCTGCGAGAACGTCTGCTACGATGAGGCCTTTCCCATCTCCCATATCCGCCTCTGGGTGCTGCAGATCATCTTCGTCTCCACCCCGTCCCTGATGTACGTGGGGCACGCGGTGCACTACGTGCGCATGGAGGAGAAGCGCAAAAGCCGCGAGGCGGAGGAGCTGGGCCAGCAGGCGGGGACTAACGGTGGCCCGGACCAGGGCAGCGTCAAGAAGAGCAGCGGCAGCAAAGGCACCAAGAAGTTCCGGCTGGAGGGGACCCTGCTGAGGACCTACATCTGCCACATCATCTTCAAGACCCTCTTTGAAGTGGGCTTCATCGTGGGCCACTACTTCCTGTACGGGTTCCGGATCCTGCCTCTGTACCGCTGCAGCCGGTGGCCGTGCCCCAATGTGGTGGACTGCTTCGTGTCCCGGCCCACGGAGAAAACCATCTTCATCCTGTTCATGTTGTCTGTGGCCTCTGTGTCCCTCTTCCTCAATGTGATGGAGCTGGGCCACCTGGGCCTGAAGGGGATCCGGTCTGCCTTCAAGAGGCCGGTAGAGCAGCCCCTGGGGGAGATTCCTGAGAAATCCCTCCACTCCATTGCTGTCTCCTCCATCCAGAAAGCCAAGGGCTATCAGCTcctagaagaggagaaaatagtTTCCCACTATTTCCCCTTGACCGAGGTTGGGATGGTGGAGACCACCCCACTGTCTGCCAAGCCTTTCAATCAGTTCGAGGAGAAGATCAGCACAGGACCCCTGGGGGACTTGTCCCGGGGCTACCAAGAGACACTACCTTCCTACGCTCAGGTGGGGGCGCAAGAAGTGGAGGGCGAGGGGCCGCCTGCAGAGGAGGGAGCCGAACCCGAGGTGGGAGAGAAGCAGCAGGAAGCAGAGAGGCTGACCACAGAGGAGCAGGAAAAGGTGGCCGTGCCAGAGGGGGAGAAAGTAGAGACCCCCGGAGTGGGGAAAGAGGGTGAAAAAGAAGAGCTGCAGTCAGAGAAGGTGTCAAAGCAAGGGCTGCCAGCTGAGAGGACGCCTTCACTCTGTCCAGAGCAGACAACAGATGATGCCAGACCCCTGAGCAGGCTGAGCAAAGCCAGCAGCCGAGCCAGGTCAGACGATCTAACCATATGA